A single genomic interval of Lactococcus sp. S-13 harbors:
- a CDS encoding vitamin B12 independent methionine synthase — MTHTHYHFDHVGSFLRPQALKEARAAYNAGEISLEKLKEVQQAEIKNLVKNEAATGLAAVTDGEFNRSWWHLDFLWGLNGVEAYEQEDSYKFHGAKTRTTNIQLTGKVAFNPEHPFFADFEFLKSVLPDGVEPKVTIPSPSLIPNRDGRSDRWPEFYGTWEEFLDDLAQAYHETLLHFYELGARYIQLDDTTWAYLIARLLDDPANHEKYVKMSEDIVYVINKLLKDLPEDLRVSTHICRGNFKSTYLFEGSYEPVAKYLGQLNYDTFFLEYDDARSGSFAPLPEIWNQRKNVLLVLGVFTSKHPELEAISDIQERLDEATKYVPLENLALSTQCGFASTEEGNDLTEEEQWAKLSHIKAIADKIWD, encoded by the coding sequence ATGACACATACTCACTATCATTTTGACCACGTTGGAAGTTTTCTTCGCCCACAGGCCCTCAAAGAAGCTCGTGCAGCCTACAATGCCGGTGAAATTTCACTGGAAAAACTCAAAGAAGTCCAACAAGCAGAAATCAAAAATCTAGTCAAAAACGAAGCTGCCACAGGACTTGCAGCAGTTACTGATGGTGAATTTAATCGCTCTTGGTGGCACTTGGATTTTCTCTGGGGGCTAAATGGTGTCGAAGCTTACGAACAAGAAGATTCTTATAAATTTCACGGTGCAAAAACGCGCACAACCAACATTCAGCTGACAGGAAAAGTTGCCTTCAACCCTGAACATCCTTTTTTTGCAGATTTTGAATTTTTGAAATCAGTTCTACCAGACGGTGTAGAGCCAAAAGTAACCATTCCATCACCATCTTTGATTCCAAATCGTGATGGACGTTCAGACCGTTGGCCAGAATTTTATGGCACTTGGGAAGAATTTTTAGATGATTTAGCACAAGCCTACCACGAAACATTATTGCATTTCTACGAACTTGGCGCACGCTACATTCAGTTGGACGATACGACTTGGGCTTATCTGATTGCTCGACTTTTGGATGATCCTGCAAATCATGAAAAATACGTGAAAATGAGTGAAGACATTGTCTATGTCATCAACAAACTCTTGAAAGATTTACCAGAAGACTTGCGTGTATCAACCCACATCTGTCGCGGTAATTTCAAATCAACCTATCTCTTTGAAGGCTCATACGAACCAGTTGCCAAATATTTAGGTCAACTTAACTACGACACTTTCTTCTTAGAGTACGATGATGCTCGTTCAGGAAGCTTTGCTCCTTTACCAGAAATTTGGAATCAGCGCAAAAACGTTTTGCTCGTTTTAGGTGTTTTCACCTCAAAACACCCAGAATTAGAAGCCATTTCTGATATCCAAGAGCGCCTTGACGAAGCTACTAAATATGTTCCTTTAGAAAATCTTGCCCTCTCAACTCAGTGTGGTTTTGCTTCAACTGAAGAAGGAAATGACTTGACAGAAGAAGAACAATGGGCAAAACTAAGTCACATCAAAGCTATTGCTGATAAAATTTGGGATTAA
- a CDS encoding ABC transporter ATP-binding protein, whose amino-acid sequence MTSRVEGKAVDKTSIKHFVSLIRTAKPRYLFFIIGILSGIVGTLVQLQVPKLVQPLVNSFAQGVDGGKVALVIGLYIISAAVSAGAAIVLGIFGESVVKNLRTRVWDKMIHLPVKYFDEVKTGEMSSRLANDTTQVKNLIANAIPQAFTSILLLIGSVLFMIQMQWRLTLAMVIAVPLVMLIMFPIMTFGQKIGRTRQDSLANFQGIASESLSEIRLVKSSNAEKQASQKAEKDVNALYKIGVREAVFDGLMSPVMMLSMMLMIFGLLAYGIYLISTGVMSLGALLGMMMYLMNLIGAVPTVATFFTELAKASGSTARLTDLLEEDQEILHQGDEINLEGKVLAAHHVDFAYDDSEKILQDLSFEAKPNSIIAFAGPSGGGKSTVFALLERFYQPTAGEITIDGLPIDQVSLENWRSQIGFVSQDSAIMAGTIRENLTYGLEREYTDEELWQVLELAFARKFVENMPEQLNTEVGERGVKISGGQRQRIAIARAFLRNPKILMLDEATASLDSESEAMVQQALDSLMKGRTTLVIAHRLSTIVDADQIYFIEKGRITGQGKHTELVNSHPLYAKYVSEQLTLGE is encoded by the coding sequence ATGACCAGTCGCGTTGAAGGAAAAGCGGTCGATAAAACATCCATCAAACACTTTGTTTCACTCATTCGGACTGCAAAACCCCGCTATCTCTTCTTCATCATTGGGATTCTTTCGGGGATTGTCGGAACACTCGTCCAACTACAAGTTCCTAAGCTTGTACAGCCGTTGGTTAACAGCTTTGCTCAAGGCGTTGATGGAGGTAAAGTTGCCTTAGTCATTGGACTTTACATCATTTCTGCAGCAGTTTCAGCAGGTGCTGCAATTGTGCTAGGGATCTTTGGTGAATCTGTCGTAAAAAATTTGCGCACCCGCGTTTGGGACAAGATGATTCATCTTCCCGTCAAATATTTTGATGAAGTTAAAACAGGAGAAATGTCTTCGCGTCTTGCCAATGACACAACGCAAGTTAAAAATCTGATTGCCAATGCCATTCCACAAGCTTTCACATCAATTTTGTTGCTGATTGGATCTGTTTTATTTATGATTCAAATGCAATGGCGTTTGACACTGGCAATGGTGATTGCTGTACCTCTTGTTATGCTCATCATGTTCCCAATCATGACTTTTGGTCAAAAAATTGGGCGGACTCGCCAAGATTCATTGGCTAATTTCCAAGGAATCGCCAGCGAATCACTCTCTGAAATTCGTCTGGTTAAATCCTCAAACGCTGAAAAACAAGCCTCACAAAAAGCCGAAAAAGATGTCAATGCACTTTATAAAATTGGTGTGCGTGAAGCGGTTTTTGATGGACTGATGTCGCCAGTAATGATGCTCTCAATGATGTTGATGATTTTTGGACTCCTTGCTTATGGGATTTATCTGATATCAACAGGGGTCATGAGTTTGGGGGCTCTTCTAGGGATGATGATGTACCTGATGAATTTGATTGGTGCTGTGCCGACCGTCGCTACTTTCTTTACGGAACTTGCAAAAGCCTCTGGATCAACAGCTCGCTTGACTGATTTGCTTGAGGAAGATCAAGAAATTCTTCATCAAGGAGATGAGATTAACCTTGAAGGAAAAGTTTTAGCGGCTCATCATGTAGATTTCGCCTATGATGATTCTGAAAAAATTCTCCAAGACCTTAGTTTTGAAGCCAAACCGAATTCAATCATTGCTTTTGCTGGACCTTCTGGAGGAGGTAAATCAACAGTTTTTGCGCTACTTGAGCGTTTCTACCAACCCACAGCGGGAGAAATCACGATTGATGGTCTACCGATTGATCAGGTTTCACTCGAAAATTGGCGCAGCCAAATTGGCTTTGTCAGTCAAGACTCTGCCATTATGGCAGGAACCATTAGAGAAAATCTCACTTATGGACTTGAGAGAGAATACACAGATGAAGAACTTTGGCAGGTTCTCGAACTCGCCTTTGCTCGTAAATTTGTTGAAAATATGCCAGAACAATTAAACACAGAAGTTGGTGAACGAGGAGTGAAAATTTCAGGTGGCCAACGTCAACGGATTGCTATTGCCAGAGCCTTTTTGCGAAATCCTAAAATCTTGATGCTTGATGAAGCCACAGCAAGCCTTGATAGTGAATCAGAAGCAATGGTGCAACAAGCTTTGGATAGCTTGATGAAAGGACGTACGACCCTTGTCATTGCTCACCGTCTCTCAACAATTGTTGACGCTGATCAAATCTATTTTATTGAAAAAGGACGAATCACAGGTCAAGGAAAACATACAGAGCTTGTCAATAGTCACCCGCTCTATGCAAAATATGTCTCAGAGCAACTCACGCTTGGGGAATAA
- a CDS encoding ABC transporter ATP-binding protein/permease has protein sequence MPVLELKNIRKSYFLGKEEFPVLKGIDLEFERGDFVSLLGESGGGKSTLMNIIGGLDRKYEGDVIVDGIPQKTKKEKDMDAYRRDTIGFIFQSFNLVSYLSVLDNILISLKMTNLSDKARHARAIELTKQVGLYDHRKKNPSQLSGGQKQRVAIARALASDPEIILADEPTGALDSQNTKEVLALLRQIAKSGKTVIVVTHSQEVADYGTRIIRLADGQITGDERIKPSYPVTEHERVQPKALSYRDTFRTAFKHFTHSWKINLLIALGTAIGLFSVIFFLGLGNGATNYMNDTITSNVNPNVITIFKRTTTDNKLSNEEALRQSQQELGTSAANLDSTHLNKLKNVDNIAKVEPAYSFSGLSTLKYNDQTKSGLYSIDTWTQSNINDEYLTGTKPADGEIALYENDAKALNSNYKALVGKTINLSFPAKTSTGATVPVTKDFKVSGILKTPDTVGSSNSSSLIVTHKTLKNALDAAGADTDATYAVVTVDKVDNVKSATAAIEKLKIDGNKAFVTFSVTSMLDVITNITNIVSYVLAAIAGISLIVSIFMIVVTTYMSVAERTKEIGVIRALGGRKKDISRLFTSESLILGLSSAAIAIGFAYLGEFVINKALSSFLDGASIVQISVGNVIFALVIAILIALLASLAPSGRAARLNTIEALSAE, from the coding sequence ATGCCAGTTTTAGAGCTGAAAAACATTCGGAAGTCCTATTTCCTTGGAAAAGAGGAATTCCCCGTTCTTAAAGGAATTGATTTGGAATTCGAACGCGGTGACTTCGTCAGTCTGCTTGGGGAGTCAGGCGGTGGGAAGTCAACCCTGATGAACATCATCGGCGGTCTTGATCGCAAGTACGAAGGTGACGTCATCGTTGATGGCATCCCTCAAAAAACGAAAAAAGAAAAAGATATGGATGCCTATCGCCGCGATACCATTGGCTTTATCTTCCAATCTTTCAATCTCGTAAGCTATCTGAGCGTTCTGGATAACATTCTTATCAGCCTTAAAATGACGAACTTATCAGACAAAGCGCGCCATGCGAGAGCTATTGAATTAACCAAGCAAGTTGGTCTTTACGACCACCGTAAGAAAAATCCTTCACAACTTTCTGGAGGACAAAAACAACGGGTAGCCATTGCCCGTGCGCTTGCTTCTGACCCTGAAATTATCCTTGCCGATGAACCAACAGGGGCCCTTGATTCACAAAATACCAAGGAAGTTCTAGCTCTCTTACGCCAAATCGCCAAATCAGGAAAGACTGTTATTGTCGTTACTCACTCACAGGAAGTTGCCGATTATGGGACGCGAATCATCCGCCTGGCCGATGGTCAAATCACTGGAGATGAGCGGATAAAACCAAGCTATCCTGTTACAGAGCACGAGCGGGTGCAGCCTAAAGCTTTATCTTATCGCGATACTTTCCGCACAGCCTTCAAACACTTCACTCACTCTTGGAAAATCAATCTCCTGATTGCCCTTGGGACAGCGATTGGACTCTTCTCCGTCATCTTCTTCTTAGGACTTGGAAATGGTGCCACCAACTACATGAATGACACCATTACCTCAAATGTCAATCCTAATGTCATCACGATTTTCAAACGGACGACCACTGATAATAAACTCAGCAACGAAGAGGCATTGCGTCAATCTCAACAAGAACTCGGGACATCAGCAGCCAATCTTGACAGCACTCATCTTAACAAACTGAAAAATGTAGATAATATCGCAAAAGTAGAGCCTGCTTACTCCTTCTCAGGTTTGAGTACACTCAAATATAATGACCAAACAAAATCTGGACTTTACTCTATTGACACTTGGACTCAATCAAACATCAACGATGAATACCTTACAGGAACAAAACCTGCAGATGGTGAAATCGCACTTTATGAAAATGATGCCAAGGCCCTCAATAGTAACTATAAAGCTTTAGTTGGTAAAACAATCAACCTCAGCTTCCCAGCCAAAACGAGCACTGGAGCAACCGTTCCTGTCACTAAAGATTTCAAAGTTTCAGGAATTTTGAAAACACCAGACACCGTTGGTAGCTCAAACTCATCAAGCCTCATCGTAACGCATAAAACATTGAAAAATGCATTGGATGCTGCTGGTGCGGACACCGACGCAACTTACGCCGTTGTCACTGTTGATAAAGTTGATAATGTTAAATCAGCAACTGCTGCTATTGAAAAACTCAAAATTGATGGTAACAAAGCATTTGTCACTTTCAGTGTTACCTCAATGCTTGATGTGATTACAAACATCACAAATATCGTCAGCTATGTCCTTGCTGCTATTGCCGGAATCAGTCTGATTGTATCAATCTTTATGATTGTGGTCACTACTTACATGAGCGTTGCTGAACGTACAAAAGAAATTGGTGTCATTCGTGCACTTGGTGGACGTAAAAAAGATATTTCTCGTCTCTTTACTTCTGAAAGTTTGATTCTTGGACTTTCTTCTGCAGCTATCGCAATCGGCTTTGCCTATCTTGGTGAATTTGTAATCAATAAAGCTTTAAGCAGCTTCTTGGACGGTGCAAGCATCGTGCAAATCTCTGTTGGTAATGTCATCTTCGCCCTTGTCATCGCCATCTTGATTGCCCTCTTGGCAAGTCTTGCGCCAAGTGGTCGTGCCGCTCGTTTGAACACGATTGAAGCCCTCTCTGCCGAATAA
- a CDS encoding SGNH/GDSL hydrolase family protein yields the protein MAQETRELTLNPQLVDFQNHLIEKYKQENKTAQKGQTLFVGSSLMEIFPIEQWEAQGKVNFKQHIYNRAVRATTTSFLLEHFETQILDLEPSKIFINIGTNDIGFEVAEDEFLANYVEIMQRIAKNLPQTEVYVMRYYPINTVDFGADADEKTLFETRSNEKFQAASDKIKVLAEKQGFHFISANQNLADESGNLKKELTFDGAHLLPAGFEVVLENLKPYLDN from the coding sequence ATGGCCCAAGAAACTAGAGAACTAACATTAAATCCTCAACTTGTGGATTTTCAAAATCATTTAATCGAAAAATATAAACAAGAAAACAAGACAGCTCAAAAAGGTCAAACCTTGTTTGTCGGATCGTCACTCATGGAAATTTTTCCAATCGAGCAGTGGGAAGCCCAAGGAAAAGTAAATTTTAAACAACATATCTACAATCGAGCAGTTCGTGCGACGACAACCTCATTTTTATTAGAGCATTTTGAAACACAAATTTTAGACTTAGAACCTTCAAAAATTTTTATCAATATCGGGACAAATGATATTGGATTTGAAGTAGCAGAAGATGAATTTTTAGCAAATTATGTTGAAATAATGCAACGAATTGCTAAAAATTTACCGCAAACAGAAGTTTATGTTATGCGCTATTATCCAATCAATACGGTTGACTTTGGCGCCGATGCCGATGAAAAAACTTTATTTGAAACTCGCAGTAACGAAAAGTTCCAAGCAGCAAGTGACAAGATTAAAGTTCTTGCCGAAAAACAAGGTTTTCATTTTATTTCTGCTAATCAAAATTTGGCAGATGAATCAGGAAATCTGAAAAAAGAATTGACTTTTGACGGTGCACATCTCCTCCCTGCAGGTTTTGAAGTCGTATTAGAAAATCTCAAACCTTATTTAGATAATTAA
- a CDS encoding phage tail protein: MAYHVKFKEDEMEITGLESSPVAEALAGLRANEARYFWNKYKFEYVTYPAQEKSEVVALMSQILKEERELTFSAKLLEVAIYEDEQIFWPEFYYEDGMVLNLLYEKKPAAEGKKPKRAVGIKLSVGMEIPAELESKFKFARQRSKLAGEIRGSFFTVKKEWL, from the coding sequence ATGGCTTATCATGTGAAATTTAAAGAAGACGAAATGGAAATTACAGGTCTGGAAAGTTCGCCTGTTGCTGAGGCTTTAGCGGGTTTACGAGCCAACGAAGCACGCTACTTTTGGAATAAATATAAATTTGAATATGTGACTTATCCAGCACAAGAAAAGTCAGAAGTAGTTGCTTTGATGAGTCAAATCTTGAAAGAAGAACGAGAGTTGACTTTTTCTGCCAAACTTCTGGAAGTCGCGATTTATGAAGATGAGCAGATTTTTTGGCCAGAATTTTACTATGAGGATGGGATGGTTTTGAATTTGCTTTATGAGAAAAAGCCAGCAGCAGAAGGTAAAAAGCCCAAGCGTGCTGTGGGCATCAAACTCTCGGTGGGCATGGAGATTCCAGCCGAGCTGGAAAGTAAATTTAAATTTGCACGGCAGCGATCAAAATTAGCAGGCGAAATCCGCGGTTCATTTTTTACAGTCAAAAAAGAGTGGTTGTAA
- a CDS encoding YoaK family protein translates to MDKLIKEKMRIALLFALNAGFMDGFSFFHFNDRFIGAQSGNVIQAGINIAEGNFTRFWDFAIPIIFFILGVMTRGFYSHYLMKRRKLDATYLLLVQWFGITAFALAYGFNFPLSASFYVGFFSYFMAIQYDAFTKVHGRAYGSIFMTGNMKSMSANLAQYIITRDQEKLRSAGIYVLLIGLFFTGAGLATLSGHLFGNWTMLGSSLLIGAVYFIIRFETA, encoded by the coding sequence ATGGATAAACTAATTAAGGAAAAAATGCGAATTGCTTTACTCTTTGCTCTAAATGCAGGGTTTATGGACGGTTTTTCATTTTTTCATTTCAATGATCGCTTCATTGGCGCTCAGTCGGGAAATGTGATTCAGGCAGGGATTAACATCGCCGAAGGAAATTTCACACGTTTCTGGGATTTTGCAATTCCAATTATTTTCTTCATTTTGGGTGTGATGACGCGCGGATTTTACTCTCATTATTTGATGAAGCGTCGAAAACTTGATGCGACTTATTTGCTTTTGGTGCAATGGTTCGGAATTACAGCTTTTGCGTTGGCTTACGGCTTTAATTTCCCGCTTTCAGCTTCGTTTTATGTTGGCTTTTTCAGCTATTTTATGGCCATTCAATATGATGCTTTCACCAAAGTTCACGGTCGAGCTTATGGCAGTATTTTCATGACTGGAAACATGAAATCCATGTCTGCCAACCTCGCCCAATATATTATTACCCGCGATCAAGAAAAATTGCGTTCAGCTGGTATTTATGTGCTGCTGATTGGCCTTTTCTTTACGGGCGCTGGCCTGGCCACGCTATCTGGTCATCTTTTTGGCAATTGGACAATGCTTGGTTCAAGCCTTTTGATTGGTGCCGTTTATTTCATTATTCGTTTTGAAACAGCTTAA
- the cydC gene encoding thiol reductant ABC exporter subunit CydC, whose protein sequence is MKFRKILFGNDWISPFLKKYRSGFVLAIFLGTVTVAMAGLLMFSSGYVISKSATKPENILMIYVPVLFVRIFGIGRPVMHYVERLTSHNWILRITSLLRKKLYLQLEKTAISLAERYRLGDLLGVLNEDIGNLQDLFLRTLFPVLIAGTLSLALVISSGFFSLWLAFGLAIFLGLLLVVLPIISLKFTVKLDKELKTYRNQLFSHLTDDILGLQDWVLSGRKTDFLTAYRGPELSARKIQAKLLAFGRRRNLFLQVLYGALVIYLMIWSSGALNTGDAPNYIAAVSLAAFPLFDAFSPLSDAIVETQRYGDSVNRLNALPDQDEAVRTQEISDTDLSIKNLSFAFEKDQKIFDQFNLEIKTGEHLAILGRSGVGKSTLAGLIRGDLIAQEGSITFGTVEPAKATNVEAKIGVINQSPYLFATTLRSNLTLAKLQATDEEIWAALELVGLKKMVESLPLKLLEPVDEAGERFSGGERQRLALARILLSDVDVVILDEPTVSLDPITENQLLTLFFERLHDKTIIFITHHLLGVHQMDRVLFLEKGKIKFDGKPAVLLESNPVFKQLYQLDLGK, encoded by the coding sequence ATGAAATTTAGAAAAATATTATTTGGCAATGATTGGATCAGTCCTTTTCTGAAGAAATATCGTTCAGGTTTTGTTCTCGCCATCTTTCTTGGCACAGTAACCGTGGCGATGGCAGGACTTTTGATGTTCAGTTCTGGTTATGTCATTTCTAAATCAGCGACCAAACCAGAAAATATTTTGATGATTTACGTTCCTGTTCTTTTTGTTCGAATTTTTGGGATTGGTCGACCAGTCATGCATTATGTTGAACGGCTGACTTCGCACAATTGGATTTTGCGCATCACCAGTCTTTTACGCAAAAAACTCTATTTGCAACTGGAAAAAACCGCGATTAGTCTGGCAGAACGCTACCGCTTAGGCGATCTATTAGGCGTCCTCAACGAAGACATTGGCAACTTACAAGATTTATTCCTGCGTACTTTATTTCCAGTGCTGATTGCGGGAACTTTGTCGCTTGCCCTCGTTATTTCAAGTGGCTTTTTCTCACTCTGGCTGGCATTTGGATTGGCTATTTTCCTCGGTCTTTTGCTGGTCGTTTTACCCATAATTTCACTAAAATTTACCGTCAAATTAGACAAAGAACTCAAAACTTACCGCAACCAATTATTTTCTCATCTGACAGATGATATTTTGGGCTTGCAAGATTGGGTTTTATCTGGACGAAAGACAGACTTTCTCACAGCCTATCGTGGCCCTGAATTATCCGCCCGTAAAATCCAAGCCAAACTCTTGGCCTTTGGTCGCAGAAGAAACCTCTTTTTGCAAGTCCTCTATGGCGCATTGGTGATCTATCTGATGATTTGGTCATCTGGGGCCTTAAATACAGGAGATGCCCCAAATTATATTGCAGCAGTGAGTCTAGCTGCCTTCCCACTTTTTGACGCATTTTCCCCGCTTTCTGATGCCATCGTTGAGACTCAACGTTACGGCGACTCGGTCAACCGGCTCAATGCTCTCCCAGATCAAGATGAAGCAGTGCGAACCCAAGAAATTTCCGACACAGACTTGTCCATCAAAAATCTTTCCTTTGCCTTTGAAAAAGATCAAAAAATCTTTGACCAGTTCAATTTAGAAATAAAAACCGGCGAACACCTTGCTATTTTAGGACGTTCAGGTGTAGGAAAATCAACCTTAGCAGGACTGATCCGTGGTGATTTAATCGCCCAAGAAGGCAGTATCACTTTTGGAACGGTCGAACCCGCCAAAGCAACAAATGTAGAAGCAAAAATTGGTGTCATCAACCAATCACCCTATCTGTTTGCAACCACGTTGCGTTCCAATTTGACCCTAGCAAAGCTTCAAGCAACGGACGAAGAAATTTGGGCAGCTCTTGAGCTTGTAGGCCTGAAAAAAATGGTTGAAAGCTTACCACTAAAACTTTTGGAACCCGTTGATGAAGCAGGGGAACGATTTTCGGGTGGAGAGCGCCAACGCCTCGCCTTAGCCCGAATTTTGTTATCTGACGTCGATGTCGTAATCTTGGATGAGCCAACTGTATCACTCGACCCAATCACAGAAAATCAACTGCTCACGCTCTTTTTTGAGCGTCTTCACGATAAAACAATTATCTTTATCACTCACCATTTGTTAGGCGTTCACCAAATGGATCGTGTCCTTTTCCTAGAAAAAGGTAAGATAAAATTTGACGGAAAACCCGCAGTACTACTAGAATCAAACCCAGTTTTCAAACAGCTTTATCAGCTAGATTTGGGTAAATAA
- a CDS encoding MarR family winged helix-turn-helix transcriptional regulator yields the protein MSEQTNKLLNLFSKLLRHPKFMMALRMDMMSEKLRQRRDRTGAQGLLIELWKKDGLTNGEIAELLDIKPSSVTAQVKNLENAGLVERRQDEEDKRSSRVFLTEKGQKAQEKRQDLHDNISSDLFDGLNTEEQEQLSILLNKLLEANADGEMFDYARQLQEEMMSQFDAMRGGVGGRHGGGPRGHHDAQRERWARMSDNERRRAMRDSMPFGEDWKNLFDNMKKRHNPWNFGQGRGWDGHGSRDVNGEAKDDNENWIDF from the coding sequence ATGTCTGAACAAACAAATAAACTTTTAAACCTATTTTCAAAACTTTTACGCCACCCCAAATTCATGATGGCTCTGCGCATGGATATGATGTCTGAAAAATTACGTCAGCGCAGAGATCGCACAGGCGCTCAAGGTCTACTTATTGAGCTTTGGAAAAAAGATGGATTAACGAATGGCGAAATCGCTGAACTTCTCGACATTAAGCCTTCGAGTGTGACAGCTCAAGTCAAGAATTTGGAAAATGCTGGCTTAGTTGAACGGCGCCAAGATGAAGAAGACAAACGAAGCAGCCGAGTCTTTCTGACCGAAAAAGGGCAAAAAGCTCAAGAAAAACGTCAAGATTTGCATGATAATATCAGCTCAGATTTATTTGACGGGTTGAATACAGAAGAACAAGAACAATTGTCAATTTTGCTTAACAAATTGCTTGAAGCAAATGCTGATGGAGAAATGTTTGACTACGCTCGTCAATTACAAGAAGAAATGATGTCACAATTTGACGCGATGCGTGGCGGTGTTGGTGGACGTCATGGAGGCGGCCCCCGAGGGCATCATGATGCGCAACGAGAACGTTGGGCAAGAATGTCTGACAACGAACGACGTCGGGCAATGCGTGATTCTATGCCCTTTGGTGAAGACTGGAAAAACCTTTTTGATAACATGAAAAAAAGGCATAATCCTTGGAATTTCGGTCAAGGAAGAGGCTGGGACGGACACGGTTCACGTGATGTAAACGGTGAAGCTAAAGACGATAACGAAAATTGGATAGATTTTTAA
- a CDS encoding DedA family protein, with protein MQEIIIQIMNQFGYFGVAFLIMIENIFPPIPSEVILTFGGFMTTYSELGIIGMIIAATIGSVLGAVILYFVGRLLSVERLETLISGKLGKILRLKAGDIQKAEQWFMKRGNATIFFCRFIPLIRSLISIPAGSAKMKLPVFLFLTTLGTLIWNIVLVSLGAALGDNWEMIAGIIDSYSSIVVGLLAVAFICAILFFVKKRFFSKSMKN; from the coding sequence ATGCAAGAAATCATTATTCAAATCATGAATCAATTTGGCTACTTCGGTGTCGCCTTTCTCATCATGATTGAGAACATCTTTCCGCCCATCCCCTCTGAGGTTATCTTAACTTTTGGAGGTTTCATGACCACCTATAGTGAGCTGGGCATTATTGGTATGATTATCGCAGCAACAATTGGCTCCGTGCTAGGTGCCGTCATTCTCTACTTTGTAGGTAGACTTTTGAGCGTTGAGCGCTTAGAAACGCTCATCTCTGGGAAATTAGGCAAAATTCTGCGTCTAAAAGCAGGAGATATCCAGAAGGCTGAGCAATGGTTTATGAAACGTGGCAATGCTACCATTTTCTTTTGCCGCTTCATTCCTTTAATCCGAAGCCTTATCTCCATTCCTGCTGGTTCCGCCAAAATGAAGCTTCCTGTTTTTCTGTTTTTGACCACTTTGGGCACCTTGATTTGGAACATTGTTCTCGTTTCACTTGGCGCAGCGCTGGGCGATAATTGGGAAATGATTGCAGGCATCATTGATTCTTACTCTTCAATCGTTGTTGGATTACTAGCAGTCGCCTTTATCTGTGCCATTCTCTTCTTTGTTAAAAAACGTTTCTTTTCAAAGTCAATGAAAAACTAG